The following is a genomic window from Patagioenas fasciata isolate bPatFas1 chromosome 1, bPatFas1.hap1, whole genome shotgun sequence.
CCTGgcagaaagtattttttccaACAATAACATCTCCCTTGCTTACTCTTTTGTAAAGCAAACTCCTTAATTGTTTCCAGAAATCTATGTTTCTGCTCTTCTCTGGTTTATTTCAACTTTTCCTTTTATatctttgtggtggtttttggcaTTCTTTCCTCAGCTAGCTGTTCAAATCTGATCCTCATAATTCActagttgttttcattttaaaagtgagTCTTCTCTTAGAAAGAAAAGCTCACAAATAAGACATTTTACCTGGCCAAAAGAATCTGGCAAAATCTGAATTTCATATGGGAAGGATCACAGAACAGAACACATGTAAAAGAACAAAGCACACTTTTGATGTGGCTGCTGAAAGAGTAAACAAGATCAGAAAAAGGTTAGAAAATGAAGTGTAATTAgtacagggtttgtttttttgaataCTGTATTGGGAAACACAACCTTAATTttaggaggggggaaggaaatgaTAGAAAAACTGCGTGATAGAGAAGCTTAGGCTCAAAGTTCAAGAAGCAGCTGAAACAGGTGCAGAACTAGCTGTGGAGATAAATTTCTTAGTCTTTGACCCAATTTTATAAGACCCTGAAGTTAATTTCAGTTTTACATGTGTCCTGTGGATGCAAGGTGAGTGAAAGCAGTACAGACATTTAAAAAAGAAGATAAGCTGTTTCCATAGGCATACCCTATGAAAACCTTTTCCAAAAACTAATCACTACTTTTATGTCCTTTACCAGCAAAACATGGAATTCACTCCAATAAAATTTATGTCCAATGAATTTAGAATAAattgaagaaaagcatttttaactgAGATAAGGGTATGGAAAATAGTGCTTTGGGCAGTTTAGGTAAATTTTGTGGCTGAATAATTTTATGGCTGATAATAATACCTGCAGTTACTGCACATACCAAGTTAAGGATAATTAAGATAAGGGTAATTAAATTTTATTCTTGTAGGGTATAAACTAAACTGGCAAATTCAGGAgggaattttttttcccaaactttaTTTATTATTGCGCTCCGTATATTTGTAGGGAATGTTACAATATGTTCACCCATTTTTCTAAGCCTCTGATTCTTGGATATGGCTGATAATAGGAGAGCAGAACAGTGATATCATCAGGCAGCAGATCATTTTTGGTGTCCTTGCTGGAAACCCACAAGGCCTGCAAACACACAAGTGGAAATTCATAGTGAAAACTATGTGTTGTATTGTTTATATACTGAAAATTACGTTAAAACATTAATGTAGCCATCTTCattacacttttaattttttagctTGGTGCTTCTTAAGAATTAGAACCTTATTAGAACATTATTCTACATTGAGTATTCAGAAGACATGCTGCTGCACGTTGGCGTGGAGATCTGAGAGAAAGAGGGAGTTCTGCCATGGAGCCTTTCTGCTCCCTTAATGAGCTCCCTAGCCCTTCACAAGCTGCTGAGGAAATCCGGGTCCTCAGAGGGCTCTGCATGATTCTCAGTGGTTTTTTTGTACACAAGCCCAGCTACATATCAACTGGTGCTGCGTGTGTAGAACACATACAGATTTGCTTTTAGTTTCTATACCTCTATTTTTATAATTGTGCCCTGATAGAGCATTATTCTCTCTCTATAAACATGCCTGTGGGGCACAAATACAGTATGCTtgtcaaaaaggcaaaaagaatccTAGGACATATGAGGCAAGACAGTCCCAGCAAGAACTACCTGCAAATACAGAGGTAAATGAGATGCAGAAGCAGGGGCATTATAGTACAAAGCACTGTTGAGGTCTCATCTGAACTACCATGTACAATTCTGGACCCATATATCAAAAAACTAAACAGATATGGACAAAGGATAATAACATTAAGTAAATGGAGAGCCCCATTCTCTTGTATGAGAACTCTGGATCTTGGCTAGTTCCATTGAGTACAAGAAAAGTTGTATATGTACAGGACTGCCCATCACAAAAGTTTCTGGACAGATATATACTAAAGTGAAAAGATTCATTTAGGCTAAAAACCAATATTGGTGTGCACAAAATAGGCATGAATACTGGAGTTCTAGCTGAAAATTTCTAATCATGCATGAAGGTTCTGAAATAGCCTTCAAATACCAGTAACAGGGACAAGAAatatctttgttgttgtttgttttgttgtgtttttttttttaattttatttttttaaacaagcatAGTTAAATCACAGGAAACTTGATACCTCTGTCCTCTTCAATAATGAATCAAAAATATTCGGCTTCTTAATGTGGGTCATATCTTATCTCTAAGAAATACCAGATATTCCCATGACTTTATTCTCACCAGAAAAGGAAGTGGAGAACAAGAGCCAGTTAGCTGTACTTTAAATTCAGCATCTTACTGTTTTCAATTGTGGCCACTTGGAATTAGTAGGGTTAGGCACAGAAGTATAACCCAGTTCTATATCCAGCCCACCCCTACTTAATACTTTTGATCCTTCTTTGTATCTGACCTCATAGTTATCAGATGTGGCTAAAACAGAAGTATTATTTTTCCAGATTACTTTTCATCAGCTTCAATTTCAACTACCTGATTTCATTCACCACAATTTAGGTACTGCCACTTAACAAAGCTGTGAGCAATGACTGCATTTTACCAACATATCAAAGTACTTTTCAGTGACTGTGTGAAAAAAATGTATACAGCCATCAAGAACAGAAAATGCAACCATGACGCATATCTGGTTTATGAGCTGAAGGTTCCATTTCCTCTGGGAGCCATTCAGTATTACAGACAGATTTGAAATATAACTTCTGTAACAACGTGCTCTGATAGCAAAGCCTCAGTTTGAGACTGAAAAAGATCACAGCTGCAAAGCTTGCATCCGAAAGACCAAGCTGTTACTTCTTTGCTGCACACAAAAAAGTCTGCATGGACACAATTTTGTATGCTTATCTAACAATCGCTGATGAGCAAAAAAAACTTGCAAGATGTGAGTTACAAAGGACAGGCAAATATCTAGAATTACAGGGGGAGTCATCATCATTTCCACACTTTATTAGTTCCTCTAGCTTGGCAGCACCATTCCTCAAGAGATTTTGCCTTCACCTTTTGGTTCTCACCCATGCTTTGGTCTGTCTAAGGCACCAGCCTAAGAATCCCTGGCTCAGAGGAATATCAGAATACATGATGGTCAAACAGACAAAACCTATGCATATCAAACACTTAATAATCCATGCATTAGCATCACTACCCATGGAGAGTAAGCAATACACTTCCAGCAGTGCTTCCCCCTAGACTATCAACTCTGCTTCTACATGACAAATGGCCTGACCACACCAACTACCAAACACATATCAGTGGCTACAGGTTAATTGGAATAAGTGAACTGCAGTAGAACTCAACCAATTGTGATAGTTCACGCCTTGTCTTATCTCGGTGACACCTAAAAATCAAAAACAAGCACTATGTGCGTGTTTTCATAATGTAAGATCTTACACTGCAAATATCGCAAGAAAAACATTTCTAATGTTATTCAAGACAGTCCATGCTTTTTTAAACTTGAAATTCAATGCTATCAAGCTGTTTCTCCACACAGGCAAACAATAACAAGGTTAAAATAATATTAGGTCTGTCTTAATTTCAAAACAATCCTCCAAAATGAAGTGAAGGCTGATGAAGTGATTAATCTGTTGGTTTAATGCACTGAAACTTACAGAGTGCCTTGAGATAATCCCCAGCATAAATGGAAAATCACTGGAAAGGAAGGCCAGGGACAAAACATGATACTAAAGGTAACAGCAGTTAACTCTTTGGATTCAGAATCGTGTGACCATTAGGTCTTCAAAAAGTCAGGGCTTTTTCTTCACACAGATCGCAGCTACACTTTGCAATGAATTCTGGAATTAGCTGAACTTCACAAAAATTAGATAAAGGACTGTTTTTGCAACCTGATTATATcaattttgcttgcttttgctCAGTGGAGGGTTCAGGAGACACAGcaataaaaagcaggaaaaccAGTAGATTTTCATATTATTTAAAGTCATTTGCAAGACATCTCTAGATTGTGAGTGTAAAATTAAGACACAAGGCTGGTGAATGTGTCTAAAAATGAGGATGGATGTAGTGGAATATTCTTATTCCTCCTTGCCTCTTTCGCACTGCTCAAATTAGCCAAGGCAGGTCTGTTCTCAGTCCTTATATTTAGTAATGGCAAGATAGCAGAGATCTTCCTTCATCCTAAGCCTAAACTGTAGGATACAGCTATTATAGGATGGCAATCACATACTTGCATACATGAAAACTCTTCTGGACTACTGTAGAGAGGATTTTTTGTTACTCCTTAAAAATACAGCAGTATGTCTCCTTAACGTGTATTAAACATTAATTTAACAGAATTTTCCCAGCTGCTAGAAATTTTGATACTAGCTAGCAGCCTACTTACGTTAACATCCAACTTCAGTGGCATATTCTCATCAGGGCACTGAACATACCAACACAATTAGACCAGGCCTAACTGCCCTCATCAACTTGTTGCCACCTTCTCCTTCCCAATGCCTTTTACCTCCTTCCCCAGCTTTTAGCTGCCAGTGTCCAAGACGAGCACTAATCTGGCACAGCTGTATAGCTTTTGTGAAAATAGGTAAGTGGTGAGAAAATTCTCACCTGAGGCCCCTGCAGCTTCTGCTCTTTGGTGGGAAGCTGGGTGTAGGCTCAGGCCCTTGCTCCTCAGTCCTTGCCTTAGAGCTTGGTTGGGTTGGCCATATCCAGCCTTGTAGATCATGTCCTCACCTTCCTGCCTTGTCTTGACTCTCTACCTGCCTTGTTACTATAGACTTGATGGCTAATTGCTGAACTCTTTTATCAACACTGGACCTGCTCAGCTCTTCTTGTTTGGTTGCTGTGGGACCGCACCCTGGTGGGTGATGTCATtgcctgtagtggcagagccccccgccccagggggatggggttgtcgccagcctggctgagaggtgaagccagagacaaaagagactaaaggagcaccattagaaggtaataatgagtgagcaatcgccggacacatgcgtgcagagcgcgtggacagcacatgcagcctatcatgttattgtataacacgagttacaaccaatcacattgttgtaaggcgcgtggacagggcagctttgctgtaaagccagcccggtctgacaataaagcgaactctgtgaacaccatattggtgtgtcaggttccgtggctcgcatggataaagcaacactttggtgaccccgacgtgatacttcgtatcgaagcaagatcaccggaagtgaagacgcgaggacgccacctgggggagacaccagcccagcgctcaatcatagcggaaagtaggcctacgaggaagcaggtggcatgggaaacacggcatccgtggaaggaaaaataatagtgaaaagtattctgcagctggctgcaagaacaggaagaattttggaaaaagacgcggtggagcgccttttactattcgcccagcgtaagggctgtgttcgttcgacggacgaatttttttctcccggtgcatgggaggacatagggaccgaactatgggaagcggttacaagggggagccgcgaggcttgcgatctcgccggaccctggcgggaggtcagggagctaatgcaggaagtctcagaggagccggagctgtgtgccgtcccctcggagccgcccgccgcgagctgcccaccctccgaggactccgaagaatcaacaccgctggtatgtcccgtatcagatctggagttctggggcggagagcaaattataccctctgcgcccgttgagccattgcctggctccgacaacgaatggcagcaaccggcaagtttcaacaagccaggacaagttaatccagccaacgtgcctttgccggaggacccggtggaacaccacgacggagcaccgcagaatcgccctgacttccaggaggagagccacgtgcagagcctgaaggacttactgagacggcaggagagccagatgcaagaagttctagaagctatgaaacgactagatggcggtaacagtaaaacttcgcggttaatagcatataaaaaggcgtcagatgcaattaaggacgggctggaggcaattggcagggaatgtgaaaaacggggaaaacaggaaagggagggaattagacctcactcccgaggagctccgtattaaaagggagcgaatacaaaaatgggctagacaatgtgttgaagatgggatgtggtctgtaagagaagcagatgaatatttgagagcgcgatatggaaaagggctggagactgggttagcagatcggtttgcaaatatgcgtcgacttactgatccacagggaaacacaagggaattgtatagcagtgataataatgataatttgggtgctgcccctgtgcatcagggtagagatattcctcgagatcattcttacaatgcagggcaacgttggcaaggggtaatcagagatgcaagtattgaagggatcatgttacctggtagtattacagcaatgccagtgcacatagataatagaggacaaaggcagtggtcgccttttgattggaaaacggttaagcaattgcaaagtgcagttatgcaatatggtatggataataagcatgtgatgcagctaatcaattcatttttcaaggagcaagtactaactcaaacagatattagggcgttgatggagttattgcttcctccaacggggtatttgctgttcttggacacgtggcaggggaaagtggaattggcagtattagaaaatgttcgtttaccagctgatgatccgttgcggttagctagcatggaccagttactgggtcgt
Proteins encoded in this region:
- the LOC139829247 gene encoding uncharacterized protein, whose translation is MGNTASVEGKIIVKSILQLAARTGRILEKDAVERLLLFAQRKGCVRSTDEFFSPGAWEDIGTELWEAVTRGSREACDLAGPWREVRELMQEVSEEPELCAVPSEPPAASCPPSEDSEESTPLVCPVSDLEFWGGEQIIPSAPVEPLPGSDNEWQQPASFNKPGQVNPANVPLPEDPVEHHDGAPQNRPDFQEESHVQSLKDLLRRQESQMQEVLEAMKRLDGGNHKNSWIPAKWVRPWLANKRRNRLQ